One Oharaeibacter diazotrophicus DNA segment encodes these proteins:
- a CDS encoding NAD-dependent epimerase/dehydratase family protein, with translation MAGQPTRKVVVTGAAGLLGQNLITRLEARGGWRIVGIDKHRANAAVLRRLHPSVAVVEADLAERGAWEDALDGADAVVIGHAQIGGLTVDPFERNNLTATARLLEAVARRGAVHVVHVSSSVVASAAVDFYTETKKAQEKLVLDAGLPTVVLRPTLMFGWFDRKHLGWLARFMAKAPVFPVPGDGRYLRQPLYVGDFCDVVIACLERRIAGAAYDITGLERIDYIDLIRALRTATGLRTPIVRIPYGVFAALLRAYALVDRDPPFTTRQLKALVTPDVFEVIDWPGLFGVRATPLPEAMRETFGHPVYSKIALEF, from the coding sequence ATGGCCGGACAACCGACACGCAAGGTCGTCGTCACCGGTGCGGCCGGCCTCCTCGGCCAGAACCTGATCACGCGGCTCGAGGCGCGCGGTGGTTGGCGGATCGTCGGCATCGACAAGCACCGGGCCAACGCGGCGGTCCTGCGCCGGCTCCACCCCTCAGTCGCCGTCGTCGAGGCCGACCTCGCGGAGCGCGGCGCGTGGGAGGACGCCCTCGACGGCGCGGACGCGGTCGTGATCGGCCATGCCCAGATCGGCGGTCTGACCGTGGACCCGTTCGAGCGCAACAATCTCACGGCGACCGCTCGCCTGCTGGAAGCCGTGGCCCGGCGCGGCGCGGTCCATGTCGTCCACGTCAGCTCGTCCGTCGTCGCCTCGGCCGCGGTGGACTTCTACACCGAGACCAAGAAGGCGCAGGAGAAGCTCGTCCTCGACGCCGGCCTGCCCACCGTGGTGCTGCGTCCGACGCTGATGTTCGGCTGGTTCGACCGCAAGCATCTCGGCTGGCTCGCCCGCTTCATGGCGAAGGCCCCGGTGTTCCCCGTGCCCGGCGACGGCCGCTACCTGCGCCAGCCGCTCTACGTCGGCGATTTCTGCGACGTCGTGATCGCCTGCCTCGAGCGCCGCATTGCCGGCGCCGCCTACGACATCACGGGCCTGGAGCGGATCGACTACATCGACCTGATCCGTGCGCTGCGCACCGCCACCGGCCTGCGAACGCCGATCGTGCGGATCCCCTACGGCGTCTTCGCCGCGCTGCTGAGGGCCTATGCGCTGGTCGATCGCGATCCGCCTTTCACCACCCGGCAATTGAAGGCGCTCGTGACGCCCGACGTGTTCGAGGTGATCGACTGGCCCGGCCTGTTCGGCGTCCGCGCGACGCCGCTGCCGGAGGCGATGCGCGAGACCTTCGGGCATCCGGTCTACTCCAAGATCGCATTGGAGTTCTGA
- a CDS encoding SDR family NAD(P)-dependent oxidoreductase → MSNDAAPGRTIVILGALSAIAEASARRWAAEGAHLVLLARDPERLEAVAADLRVRGARVDTVAADLATVDAAATIDRIVAEHGRIDVALLAYGVLGEQARAERDPAEALRILQTDFTSAAGWCLALANVLERRGGGVLVVVGSVAGDRGRASNYVYGAAKGGLGILVQGIAHRLARSGARAVLVKPGFVDTPMTAHIARKGPLWAKPEAIAAAIVASSRAARGPVVVYAPWFWRWVMLAVRLVPAALFHRTRL, encoded by the coding sequence ATGAGCAACGACGCGGCACCCGGCCGGACCATCGTGATTCTCGGCGCCCTGTCGGCGATCGCCGAGGCGTCGGCGCGCCGCTGGGCGGCGGAGGGCGCGCACCTCGTGCTCCTCGCCCGCGATCCGGAACGGCTTGAGGCGGTCGCCGCGGACCTTCGGGTACGCGGGGCGCGGGTCGACACCGTCGCGGCCGACCTCGCCACCGTCGACGCGGCGGCGACGATCGACCGGATCGTCGCGGAGCACGGCCGCATCGACGTCGCGCTGCTGGCCTATGGCGTGCTCGGCGAGCAGGCCCGCGCCGAGCGGGACCCGGCCGAGGCGCTGCGGATCCTGCAGACCGACTTCACCAGTGCGGCGGGCTGGTGCCTCGCGCTCGCCAATGTGCTGGAACGCCGGGGAGGCGGCGTTCTTGTCGTGGTCGGCTCGGTCGCGGGCGATCGCGGGCGCGCCTCCAACTACGTCTATGGCGCCGCCAAGGGCGGGCTCGGCATCCTCGTCCAGGGCATCGCCCACCGGCTGGCGCGCTCGGGCGCCCGTGCCGTGCTGGTCAAGCCCGGCTTCGTCGACACGCCGATGACCGCGCACATCGCCCGCAAGGGTCCGCTCTGGGCGAAGCCCGAGGCGATCGCTGCGGCCATCGTCGCGTCGAGCCGCGCGGCGCGTGGGCCGGTGGTCGTCTACGCCCCCTGGTTCTGGCGATGGGTGATGCTGGCGGTCCGTCTCGTGCCGGCCGCCCTGTTCCACCGGACGAGGCTCTGA
- a CDS encoding FAD-binding protein, producing MTARYHLRDDVRSWGRVVRAPQRVATPAFRSDLPALLAAPPGGTALPVGLMRSYGDSVLDTAGGLVRMDRLDRLVAFDPETGLIRAEAGLSLDALLRFAVPRGFFVPVAPGTRFVTLGGAVANDVHGKNHHRAGTFGRHVTRLGLLRSDGGRKELSPESDPELFAATVGGLGLTGIVEWVELRLQRIGAALLDVETIPFGTVDAFWDLAAASVASHEHTVAWIDCLARGPQAGRGIFSRANWCPTGDLVPHDHRAWPGLPVDAPDRLLNGPTVRAFNAVYRRAQILAAGTRRRHYGAFFHPLDGMRGWNRLYGPRGFRQYQCAVPTATMRDAVAALLAEIARSGQGSFLAVLKTFGDVASPGLLSFPLAGATLALDFPERGESTAALFARLDAVVRAAGGRLYAAKDGRIPAAMWRAGYPALDRFVAHLDPAISSDFWRRVSA from the coding sequence ATGACGGCGCGCTACCACCTCCGCGACGACGTCCGGTCCTGGGGGCGTGTGGTGCGCGCGCCGCAGCGGGTCGCGACACCCGCCTTCCGCTCGGATCTCCCGGCGCTCCTGGCGGCACCGCCCGGCGGCACCGCGCTGCCGGTCGGGCTGATGCGGTCCTACGGCGACAGCGTCCTCGACACCGCCGGCGGCCTCGTCCGGATGGACCGCCTCGACCGCCTCGTCGCCTTCGACCCGGAGACCGGCCTGATCCGGGCGGAGGCCGGCCTGTCGCTGGACGCGCTGCTCCGGTTCGCCGTGCCGCGCGGGTTCTTCGTCCCCGTCGCGCCCGGCACGCGCTTCGTGACGCTCGGCGGCGCCGTCGCCAACGACGTCCACGGCAAGAACCACCATCGCGCCGGCACCTTCGGCCGCCACGTGACGCGGCTCGGCCTGCTGCGCAGCGACGGCGGGCGGAAGGAACTGTCGCCGGAGAGCGATCCCGAGCTGTTCGCGGCGACCGTCGGCGGCCTCGGGCTGACGGGCATCGTGGAATGGGTGGAACTGCGCCTCCAGCGCATCGGCGCCGCCCTTCTCGACGTCGAGACGATCCCGTTCGGCACCGTCGACGCGTTCTGGGACCTCGCCGCGGCGTCGGTCGCGAGCCACGAGCACACCGTGGCGTGGATCGACTGCCTCGCGCGCGGACCGCAAGCCGGTCGGGGCATCTTCTCGCGGGCGAACTGGTGCCCGACCGGAGATCTCGTGCCGCACGACCACCGGGCGTGGCCGGGCCTGCCGGTCGACGCGCCGGATCGGCTGCTGAACGGCCCGACGGTCCGGGCGTTCAACGCGGTCTATCGCCGGGCGCAGATCCTGGCGGCGGGAACGCGCCGCCGGCACTACGGCGCGTTCTTCCACCCGCTCGACGGCATGCGCGGCTGGAACCGGCTCTACGGGCCCCGCGGCTTTCGGCAGTATCAATGCGCCGTCCCGACGGCGACGATGAGGGACGCCGTCGCGGCCCTCCTCGCCGAGATCGCCCGCAGCGGGCAGGGCTCCTTCCTCGCCGTGCTCAAGACCTTCGGCGACGTCGCCTCGCCGGGCCTCCTGTCGTTCCCGCTCGCGGGCGCCACGCTGGCGCTCGACTTCCCCGAGCGCGGCGAGAGCACGGCCGCGCTGTTCGCGCGCCTCGACGCCGTCGTGCGCGCGGCGGGGGGGCGGCTCTACGCGGCCAAGGACGGTCGCATCCCCGCCGCGATGTGGCGCGCGGGCTACCCGGCGCTCGATCGCTTCGTCGCCCATCTCGACCCGGCAATCTCTTCGGACTTCTGGCGTAGGGTATCGGCATGA
- a CDS encoding UbiA family prenyltransferase, giving the protein MDRSATQEAENASTRVPLVIDLDGALLATDSFDETLLDAFRASPVAAVRALAAAWCGRAAGRTRLASLSQCDVRHWPVNAAFLGFVEEQARAGRRIVLTTTADRSVAEAIAARFPFVHRIDAPDGGADPKGQTKAERLSKLFPDGFVYAGRSRDDLAVWAASRGAVVVDATPDVREEVARTCDVLAVFPRKPVRFHVLRRALRLHQWAKNALVFVPLALSGKAGDPAAWMAAALGFLALGFCASASYLINDLWDLPHDRRHWSKRGRPLASGGLPIRAGAAMALWGLVVGLGIAVAAGPAAATVLVLYLAGTLAYSFYLKRVPILDVFVLAGLFTVRIGFGNVLTGVQPSPWLMVFSMFLFLSLSMAKRHTEVLRLADHGIEAAGGRGYVADDAPLTLGIGLAAMLGAVLIFVMYLVEDAFPQGFYARPELLWAMPAILFLFLGRVWLVAQRGNMRDDPVAFALKDRVSLALGTAMGLVVAAAVIPV; this is encoded by the coding sequence ATGGATCGGTCGGCGACCCAGGAAGCGGAGAACGCGTCCACCCGCGTACCGCTGGTGATCGACCTGGACGGCGCGCTCCTGGCCACCGACTCCTTCGACGAGACCCTGCTGGACGCCTTTCGCGCAAGCCCGGTCGCAGCCGTGCGCGCGCTCGCGGCGGCGTGGTGCGGCCGTGCGGCAGGACGGACACGGTTGGCGTCGCTGTCGCAGTGCGACGTCCGCCACTGGCCGGTGAACGCCGCCTTCCTGGGCTTCGTCGAGGAACAGGCGCGGGCGGGGCGGCGGATCGTCCTGACGACCACCGCCGACCGCTCCGTGGCGGAGGCGATCGCGGCGCGCTTTCCCTTCGTGCACCGGATCGACGCGCCGGACGGCGGCGCGGACCCGAAGGGACAGACGAAGGCCGAGCGTCTGTCCAAGCTGTTCCCGGACGGCTTCGTCTACGCCGGGCGCTCGCGGGACGACCTCGCCGTCTGGGCGGCGAGCAGGGGTGCGGTCGTGGTCGACGCCACCCCGGATGTTCGCGAGGAGGTCGCCCGCACCTGCGACGTGCTCGCCGTCTTTCCGCGCAAGCCCGTCCGATTCCACGTGCTGCGACGGGCGTTGCGGCTCCACCAGTGGGCCAAGAACGCGCTGGTGTTCGTGCCGCTCGCCCTCAGCGGCAAGGCGGGCGACCCCGCGGCGTGGATGGCCGCCGCCCTCGGATTTCTCGCCCTGGGCTTCTGCGCCTCGGCGTCCTACCTGATCAACGACCTCTGGGACCTGCCGCACGATCGACGGCACTGGTCGAAGCGCGGGCGGCCGCTGGCCAGCGGGGGCCTGCCGATCCGGGCGGGCGCCGCCATGGCGCTGTGGGGGCTCGTGGTCGGGCTCGGCATCGCCGTCGCCGCCGGCCCCGCGGCCGCGACGGTGCTGGTTCTCTATCTCGCGGGGACGCTCGCCTATTCCTTCTACCTGAAGCGGGTTCCGATCCTCGACGTCTTCGTGCTCGCGGGTCTGTTCACGGTGCGGATCGGCTTCGGAAACGTCCTCACCGGGGTGCAGCCTTCGCCCTGGCTGATGGTGTTCTCGATGTTCCTGTTCCTGTCGCTGTCGATGGCCAAGCGCCACACGGAGGTGCTTCGGCTCGCCGACCACGGCATCGAGGCCGCCGGCGGGCGCGGCTACGTGGCCGACGACGCACCGCTGACGCTCGGCATCGGGCTGGCGGCCATGCTGGGCGCTGTGCTCATCTTCGTGATGTACCTGGTCGAGGACGCCTTCCCGCAGGGCTTCTACGCGCGCCCCGAACTGCTCTGGGCGATGCCGGCGATCCTGTTCCTGTTCCTCGGGCGGGTCTGGCTGGTCGCCCAGCGCGGCAACATGCGCGACGACCCCGTCGCCTTCGCGCTCAAGGATCGCGTCAGTCTGGCGCTGGGCACGGCCATGGGGCTGGTCGTCGCCGCGGCCGTGATCCCGGTCTGA
- a CDS encoding ABC transporter substrate-binding protein — MNEHVPTSPLHAPAVHAAGRPVLRVLGTEITALPEIQRRAEADLGLDIVFENLDFLSAQRKAATSPDAYDVYDQCFHNLDIVWFWRAIRPIDLDRVPLWGEVTDLTKTGRIGPNASFGHGDAPVTKLYVQPSQSLGDLPSRWISMLPTVHNLDSFAYRPDLAGPDPGETVSWGALLDERWQGRAALVDEPAIGIFDAALAAQARGEMTFRDIGNMTTDEIDRLVDLIEARRRAGHFNGFWRTAAEAAEMMADGRTAIQSMWSPAITALRRRGVPVEEAVPDEGYRAWHGGLCLSSRLSGRMLDAAYDYLNWWLEGHAGAVVARQGYYMSVPGRVRNHLTPAEWAYWYEGEPAATDLPGPDGATVVRKGAVRAGGSYWQRASSIAVWNTTMDEHNYLVRRWARLTGR; from the coding sequence ATGAACGAGCACGTCCCGACCAGCCCGCTCCACGCGCCCGCGGTCCACGCCGCCGGGCGGCCGGTGCTGCGGGTGCTCGGCACCGAGATCACGGCGCTGCCGGAGATCCAGCGCCGGGCCGAGGCGGACCTCGGTCTCGACATCGTGTTCGAGAATCTCGACTTCCTGTCGGCGCAGCGCAAGGCGGCGACCAGCCCCGACGCCTACGACGTCTACGACCAGTGCTTCCACAACCTGGACATCGTCTGGTTCTGGCGAGCGATCCGGCCGATCGACCTCGACCGCGTGCCCCTCTGGGGCGAGGTGACCGACCTCACCAAGACCGGCCGGATCGGGCCGAACGCCTCGTTCGGCCACGGCGACGCGCCGGTGACCAAGCTCTACGTCCAGCCGAGCCAGTCGCTCGGCGACCTGCCGTCGCGCTGGATCTCGATGCTGCCGACGGTGCACAACCTCGACAGTTTCGCCTACCGGCCCGACCTCGCCGGCCCGGACCCGGGCGAGACGGTCTCTTGGGGTGCGCTCCTCGACGAGCGCTGGCAGGGCCGCGCCGCGCTGGTCGACGAACCGGCGATCGGCATCTTCGACGCGGCGCTGGCCGCCCAGGCCCGCGGCGAGATGACCTTCCGCGACATCGGCAACATGACCACCGACGAGATCGACCGTCTCGTCGACCTGATCGAGGCGCGCCGAAGGGCCGGCCACTTCAACGGCTTCTGGCGTACCGCCGCCGAGGCGGCCGAGATGATGGCGGACGGCCGCACCGCGATCCAGTCGATGTGGTCGCCGGCGATCACCGCACTGCGCCGGCGCGGCGTGCCGGTGGAGGAGGCCGTGCCGGACGAGGGCTACCGCGCCTGGCACGGCGGCCTCTGCCTGTCGAGCCGGCTCTCGGGCCGGATGCTCGACGCCGCCTACGACTATCTGAACTGGTGGCTGGAAGGCCACGCCGGCGCCGTGGTGGCGCGGCAGGGCTACTACATGTCGGTGCCCGGCCGGGTGCGGAACCATCTCACTCCGGCCGAATGGGCCTATTGGTACGAGGGCGAACCGGCCGCGACCGACCTGCCGGGCCCCGACGGCGCGACTGTCGTGCGCAAGGGCGCGGTCCGCGCCGGCGGCTCCTACTGGCAGCGCGCCAGTTCGATCGCGGTGTGGAACACCACCATGGACGAGCACAACTATCTCGTCCGCCGCTGGGCCCGCCTGACGGGGCGTTGA
- a CDS encoding CobW family GTP-binding protein — MADDAPAFTPVNLLTGFLGSGKTTLLARLLGDPALSRTAVLINEFGEVGLDHHLIDRVDGGTVLLKSGCVCCTIRGDLAQALRDLHGRRERGEVPAFDRVVIESTGLADPFPILSTLKADPVLRHHFRPGNVVTTVDAVNGLAQIERHDESVRQATAADRLVLTKTDLSDEVRVARLSDRLRRLNPSAALVVAGTADAETLLGRDVLETGRAPASARAWFAETFRAEPADGAAAADHGHPHGAVDRNDHLGRIRSFAMVVDRPVDWTAFGIWLTMLLNRHGERVLRVKGILALEGEDLPVAVHGVLHLVHTPVHMSAWPSEDRASRLVFIVDGLDPDLVRRSFAAYVGCDLAETVRP; from the coding sequence GTGGCTGACGACGCCCCCGCCTTCACCCCCGTCAACCTGCTGACCGGCTTCCTCGGCTCCGGCAAGACGACGCTGCTCGCCCGCCTGCTCGGCGATCCGGCGCTTTCACGCACCGCCGTGCTGATCAACGAGTTCGGCGAGGTCGGCCTCGACCACCACCTGATCGACCGGGTCGACGGCGGCACGGTGCTGCTGAAGTCCGGTTGCGTCTGCTGCACCATCCGCGGCGACCTCGCCCAGGCCCTGCGCGACCTCCACGGCCGGCGCGAGCGCGGCGAGGTGCCGGCCTTCGACCGCGTCGTGATCGAGAGCACCGGCCTCGCCGACCCGTTCCCGATCCTGTCGACGCTGAAGGCCGACCCGGTGCTGCGCCACCATTTCCGGCCCGGCAACGTCGTCACCACCGTCGACGCGGTCAACGGCCTCGCCCAGATCGAGCGCCACGACGAATCCGTCCGGCAGGCGACCGCGGCCGACCGGCTGGTGCTGACCAAGACCGACCTTTCCGACGAGGTCCGCGTCGCCCGTCTCTCCGACCGGCTGCGCCGGCTCAACCCGTCCGCGGCCCTCGTCGTCGCCGGCACGGCCGACGCCGAGACGCTGCTCGGCCGCGACGTCCTGGAGACCGGCCGAGCGCCGGCCTCGGCCCGCGCGTGGTTCGCCGAGACCTTCCGTGCCGAGCCGGCCGACGGCGCGGCGGCGGCCGATCACGGCCATCCCCACGGCGCGGTCGACCGCAACGACCATCTCGGGCGGATCCGCAGCTTCGCCATGGTGGTCGACCGGCCGGTCGACTGGACCGCCTTCGGGATCTGGCTGACCATGCTGCTGAACCGCCACGGCGAACGGGTGCTGAGGGTCAAGGGCATCCTGGCGCTGGAGGGCGAGGATCTCCCGGTCGCGGTCCACGGCGTCCTGCATCTCGTCCACACGCCGGTGCACATGAGCGCCTGGCCGAGCGAGGACCGCGCCTCGCGGCTGGTGTTCATCGTCGACGGTCTCGATCCGGACCTCGTCCGCCGCTCCTTCGCGGCCTACGTCGGCTGCGACCTCGCCGAGACGGTGCGGCCCTGA
- a CDS encoding polysaccharide deacetylase family protein — MAKEILCGFGVDVDAVAGWLGSYGGEDSPDDISRGLFSGEVGSPRLVKLFERFGIKTTWFIPGHSIETFPEQMAMVAEAGHEIGIHGYTHENPIAMTREQETAVLDKCIDLVTKLSGKRPTGYVAPWWEFSNVTNELLLERGIKYDHSLMHNDFTPYYVRVGDSWTKIDYSKQPKDWMVPLERGHETDLIEIPASWYLDDLPPMMFIKKAPNSHGFVNPHDIEQMWRDQFDWVYREMDYAVFPITIHPDVAGRPQVLMMLERLYAHMIKHPGVKFVTMNEMADDFAKRFPRKK, encoded by the coding sequence ATGGCTAAGGAAATTCTCTGCGGCTTCGGCGTCGACGTCGACGCGGTCGCCGGCTGGCTCGGCTCCTACGGCGGCGAGGATTCGCCGGACGACATCTCGCGCGGCCTGTTCTCCGGCGAGGTCGGCTCGCCCCGTCTCGTCAAGCTGTTCGAGCGCTTCGGCATCAAGACGACTTGGTTCATTCCGGGCCACTCGATCGAGACGTTCCCCGAGCAGATGGCGATGGTGGCCGAGGCCGGCCACGAGATCGGCATCCACGGCTACACCCACGAGAACCCGATCGCGATGACCCGCGAGCAGGAGACCGCGGTCCTCGACAAGTGCATCGACCTCGTCACCAAGCTGTCGGGCAAGCGGCCGACCGGCTACGTCGCGCCGTGGTGGGAGTTCTCGAACGTCACCAACGAGCTGCTGCTGGAGCGCGGCATCAAGTACGACCACTCGCTGATGCACAACGACTTCACGCCCTATTACGTGCGCGTCGGCGACTCCTGGACCAAGATCGACTATTCCAAGCAGCCGAAGGACTGGATGGTCCCGCTCGAGCGCGGCCACGAGACCGACCTGATCGAGATCCCGGCGTCGTGGTACCTCGACGACCTCCCGCCGATGATGTTCATCAAGAAGGCGCCGAACTCGCACGGCTTCGTCAACCCGCACGACATCGAGCAGATGTGGCGCGACCAGTTCGACTGGGTCTACCGCGAGATGGACTACGCCGTGTTCCCGATCACCATCCACCCGGACGTCGCCGGCCGTCCGCAGGTGCTGATGATGCTGGAGCGTCTCTACGCCCACATGATCAAGCACCCGGGCGTCAAGTTCGTCACCATGAACGAGATGGCCGACGACTTCGCCAAGCGCTTCCCGCGCAAGAAGTAA
- a CDS encoding ABC transporter ATP-binding protein yields MAHDLELVGVGKVYDNGTPAVIGFDLAVEKGEFIAFLGPSGCGKTTTLRMIAGFESISSGEMRIRGKRINELPPERRPTSMIFQNYALFPHMTVRRNVGYGLEVKGLPKAERDAKVERIIETLGLGDVADKRPERLSGGQRQRIALARGLVVEPDILLLDEPLGALDANLRKAIQNELKLLQKNLGITFVFVTHAQSEALSLSDRIVVMNQGRVEQISPPHQLYRRPDTPFVAQFIGRNTILAGTVRDVAGGRVAVDTPLGVLSGTANGAVPTGAAAQVVVPAEAIEVHTALEGTREAVAAKTGGNVIAGRIRRSDVVGHVSHLSVELPGGRAISLEAHVDKYPPGAFPPGGDILLAWAAAEATVIPAR; encoded by the coding sequence GTGGCCCACGATCTCGAACTCGTCGGCGTCGGCAAGGTCTACGACAACGGCACACCGGCGGTGATCGGCTTCGACCTCGCGGTCGAGAAGGGCGAGTTCATCGCCTTCCTCGGCCCGTCCGGCTGCGGCAAGACGACCACGCTCCGGATGATCGCCGGATTCGAATCGATCTCCTCCGGCGAGATGCGGATCCGCGGCAAGCGGATCAACGAGCTGCCGCCGGAGCGGCGGCCGACCTCGATGATCTTCCAGAACTACGCGCTGTTCCCGCACATGACCGTGCGCCGCAACGTCGGCTACGGTCTCGAGGTCAAGGGCCTGCCGAAGGCCGAGCGCGACGCCAAGGTCGAGCGCATCATCGAGACGCTCGGCCTCGGCGACGTCGCCGACAAGCGGCCCGAGCGCCTGTCCGGCGGCCAGCGCCAGCGCATCGCGCTCGCCCGCGGCCTCGTCGTCGAGCCGGACATCCTGCTGCTCGACGAGCCGCTCGGCGCGCTCGACGCCAACCTGCGCAAGGCGATCCAGAACGAGCTGAAGCTCTTGCAGAAGAATCTCGGCATCACCTTCGTGTTCGTCACCCACGCCCAGTCGGAGGCGCTGTCGCTGTCCGACCGCATCGTGGTGATGAACCAGGGCCGGGTCGAGCAGATCTCGCCGCCGCATCAGCTCTACCGCCGCCCCGATACGCCGTTCGTCGCCCAGTTCATCGGCCGCAATACCATCCTCGCCGGCACCGTCCGGGACGTGGCGGGCGGGCGCGTCGCGGTCGACACCCCGCTCGGCGTCCTCTCCGGCACCGCCAACGGCGCCGTCCCCACTGGGGCGGCCGCGCAGGTGGTGGTGCCCGCCGAGGCGATCGAGGTGCACACCGCCCTCGAGGGCACGCGGGAGGCAGTCGCTGCCAAGACCGGAGGCAACGTGATCGCCGGACGGATCCGCCGCTCGGACGTGGTCGGCCACGTCTCGCACCTCTCGGTGGAACTTCCGGGCGGTCGGGCGATCTCCCTGGAGGCCCACGTCGACAAGTATCCGCCGGGGGCGTTCCCGCCGGGCGGTGACATCCTTCTTGCATGGGCGGCCGCCGAGGCGACCGTCATCCCGGCGCGTTGA
- a CDS encoding ABC transporter substrate-binding protein, translated as MDKYELSRRALLKRSAGIAAVAMGAGTPFLNSRAAWAQAQDLAGQQLRTIGLSVTVQERILADFKAASGVGSATGTAATFPDAQTKILSGSTDYDCWETIAERLPAVVMTNNVEPIAASSLKNWANIRDTFTTASDKWDRRSQIVGQIWADEAQTSLYMVPAVYNYDSIGYNPDVLSAEEANTWTAIFDPKWKGKSGLNTDPLIAFGQAVLAMNSLGLSAVANPGNPSAAEIDEAAKFLISKKKEGQFRALWGDFGELVNLLASGEMVVCDAWQPAVMAVKAQGKACKYAIPKEGYRAWAIGPSLIASSPNKEAVSAYADYWLSGAPGITVSEQGYYSPTTNIKDAMAPEKYAFWYEGKPWVGAEERGIKEGDLRDGGSLEERAKNVAYWHQWPDEYDHLIGKWDEFLNA; from the coding sequence ATGGACAAATACGAGCTCTCGCGGCGCGCGCTCCTGAAGCGCTCCGCCGGCATCGCCGCCGTCGCCATGGGCGCCGGCACGCCCTTCCTGAACTCGCGCGCCGCCTGGGCGCAGGCGCAGGACCTCGCGGGCCAGCAACTGCGCACCATCGGCCTGTCGGTCACGGTGCAGGAGCGCATCCTCGCCGACTTCAAGGCCGCCTCGGGCGTCGGTTCGGCCACCGGCACCGCCGCGACCTTCCCGGACGCCCAGACCAAGATCCTGTCGGGCTCGACCGACTACGACTGCTGGGAGACGATCGCCGAGCGCCTGCCGGCCGTCGTGATGACCAACAACGTCGAGCCGATCGCGGCTTCCAGCCTGAAGAACTGGGCCAACATCCGCGACACCTTCACCACCGCCAGCGACAAGTGGGACCGCCGTTCCCAGATCGTCGGCCAGATCTGGGCCGACGAGGCGCAGACCTCGCTCTACATGGTCCCGGCCGTCTACAACTACGACTCGATCGGCTACAACCCGGACGTCCTGTCGGCCGAGGAGGCCAACACCTGGACGGCGATCTTCGATCCGAAGTGGAAGGGCAAGTCCGGCCTCAACACCGACCCGCTGATCGCCTTCGGTCAGGCGGTGCTGGCGATGAACTCGCTCGGCCTCTCGGCCGTCGCCAACCCCGGCAACCCGTCGGCCGCCGAGATCGACGAGGCCGCCAAGTTCCTGATCTCCAAGAAGAAGGAAGGCCAGTTCCGCGCGCTCTGGGGCGACTTCGGCGAGCTCGTCAACCTGCTCGCCTCCGGCGAGATGGTGGTCTGCGACGCCTGGCAGCCGGCGGTGATGGCGGTCAAGGCGCAGGGCAAGGCCTGCAAGTACGCGATCCCGAAGGAAGGCTATCGCGCCTGGGCGATCGGCCCGTCGCTGATCGCCTCCTCGCCCAACAAGGAGGCGGTGTCCGCCTACGCCGACTATTGGCTGTCCGGCGCTCCGGGCATCACCGTGTCGGAGCAGGGCTACTACTCGCCGACCACGAACATCAAGGACGCCATGGCGCCCGAGAAATACGCCTTCTGGTACGAGGGCAAGCCCTGGGTCGGTGCCGAGGAGCGCGGCATCAAGGAAGGCGACCTGCGCGACGGCGGCTCGCTCGAGGAGCGCGCCAAGAACGTCGCCTACTGGCACCAGTGGCCGGACGAGTACGACCACCTGATCGGCAAGTGGGACGAGTTCCTCAACGCCTGA
- a CDS encoding SDR family NAD(P)-dependent oxidoreductase — translation MSRTVLITGGGIGIGRATAKAFAAEGDHVVVTDVLPAEGAAVVEEIRAAGGSAEFLALDVTGTAAVDAVVADVEARRGAIDVIVANAGIAHRVPLAEMTDAKWDHTFEVDLKGIFRVVRAALPGMRARRSGAIVALSSIMGVAYGWDEHVHYSAAKHGVVGLVRGLAVELARDGIRVNGIAPGYIRTAQLLSKEHSLGPEGAEAAGAFIPMGRIGEPDEIADVATFLASAKARYMTGQVVVVDGGLLPGRY, via the coding sequence ATGTCCCGGACAGTCCTGATCACCGGCGGCGGCATCGGCATCGGCCGCGCCACCGCCAAGGCCTTCGCCGCCGAGGGCGACCACGTCGTCGTCACCGACGTCCTGCCGGCCGAGGGCGCGGCGGTGGTCGAGGAGATCCGGGCCGCCGGCGGCTCGGCCGAGTTCCTGGCGCTCGACGTCACCGGCACCGCGGCGGTCGACGCCGTCGTCGCCGACGTCGAGGCCCGGCGCGGCGCGATCGACGTGATCGTCGCCAACGCCGGCATCGCCCACCGCGTGCCGCTCGCCGAGATGACAGACGCCAAGTGGGACCACACCTTCGAGGTCGACCTGAAGGGCATCTTCCGCGTCGTCCGCGCGGCGCTGCCGGGGATGCGCGCGCGCCGCTCGGGCGCGATCGTGGCGCTGTCCTCGATCATGGGCGTCGCCTACGGCTGGGACGAGCACGTCCACTATTCCGCCGCCAAGCACGGCGTCGTCGGCCTGGTGCGCGGCCTCGCGGTCGAGCTCGCCCGCGACGGCATCCGCGTCAACGGCATCGCCCCCGGCTACATCCGCACCGCCCAGCTCCTGTCGAAGGAGCATTCGCTCGGCCCCGAGGGTGCCGAGGCGGCGGGCGCCTTCATTCCGATGGGGCGGATCGGCGAGCCCGACGAGATCGCCGACGTCGCCACGTTCCTCGCCTCGGCCAAGGCCCGGTACATGACCGGGCAGGTGGTCGTGGTCGACGGCGGCCTGCTGCCGGGCCGCTACTGA